Proteins encoded in a region of the Streptomyces sp. NBC_00310 genome:
- a CDS encoding cytochrome P450 — protein sequence MYGPEFAADPAAFYRRARATGPTTPVELAPGVRATLVTSYEAALHVLRSTETFAKDPRRWNDLNDGTVPPDSPVVPMMMYRPNALFSDGEEHRRLRGAITDSLARVEPNTLRGYVERSADTLIDRFAPTGKADLLGEYAQVLPLLVFNHLFGCPAELGLKLVEGMSGIFDGVDAERANELLTATLFQLVTLKRRQPGPDVTSWLTLHPARLTDEEMIHTLVVLMGAGTEPQQNLIANALRLLLSDDRFAGDLSGGSLPVEDALDEVLWTDPPMANYAVHYPKRDVMYEGALLKAGDPLVVSLAAANTDPALTHDQRAGNRAHLAWSAGPHNCPAQSEARLIASVAVEKLLDRLPDVELAVPVGALEWRPGPFHRALAALPVTFPPAAVVGATAEAPASPESRAAGPYGSGSGARPPEPTRPKSGWARLLAWWRGE from the coding sequence ATGTACGGACCGGAGTTCGCCGCCGACCCGGCCGCGTTCTACCGGCGGGCACGCGCGACCGGACCGACCACCCCCGTCGAACTGGCCCCCGGCGTACGCGCCACCCTCGTCACCTCCTACGAGGCCGCCCTGCACGTACTGCGGAGCACGGAGACCTTCGCCAAGGACCCGCGCCGCTGGAACGACCTCAACGACGGCACCGTCCCTCCGGACAGTCCCGTCGTCCCGATGATGATGTACCGGCCCAACGCCCTGTTCTCCGACGGCGAGGAGCACCGAAGGCTGCGCGGCGCCATCACCGACAGCCTGGCCCGGGTCGAGCCCAACACCCTGCGCGGCTACGTCGAGCGCAGTGCCGACACCCTCATCGACCGGTTCGCGCCCACCGGCAAGGCCGACCTCCTCGGTGAGTACGCCCAGGTCCTGCCCCTGCTCGTCTTCAACCACCTCTTCGGCTGCCCGGCCGAGCTCGGGCTGAAGCTGGTCGAGGGCATGTCCGGCATCTTCGACGGGGTGGACGCCGAGCGGGCCAACGAACTGCTCACCGCCACGCTCTTCCAGCTGGTCACGCTGAAGCGGAGGCAGCCCGGACCGGACGTGACGTCGTGGCTGACCCTGCACCCGGCGCGGCTCACGGACGAGGAGATGATCCACACCCTCGTCGTCCTCATGGGCGCGGGCACCGAGCCGCAGCAGAACCTCATCGCCAACGCCCTGCGTCTGCTGTTGTCCGACGACCGCTTCGCCGGAGACCTGTCCGGCGGCAGCCTGCCCGTCGAGGACGCCCTCGACGAGGTGCTGTGGACCGACCCGCCGATGGCCAACTACGCCGTGCACTACCCGAAGCGGGACGTGATGTACGAGGGCGCGCTGCTGAAGGCAGGCGACCCGCTCGTCGTCTCGCTGGCCGCCGCCAACACCGACCCCGCCCTGACGCACGATCAGCGGGCGGGCAACCGGGCCCACCTGGCGTGGAGCGCGGGCCCGCACAACTGCCCCGCGCAGAGCGAGGCCCGGCTGATCGCGTCGGTGGCGGTGGAGAAGCTCCTCGACCGGCTCCCGGACGTCGAACTCGCCGTACCGGTAGGGGCGTTGGAGTGGCGTCCGGGTCCGTTCCACCGGGCGCTGGCCGCGCTGCCGGTGACGTTCCCGCCGGCGGCCGTGGTCGGTGCCACGGCCGAGGCGCCCGCGTCTCCCGAGAGCCGTGCGGCGGGGCCGTACGGCAGCGGTTCCGGCGCCCGACCGCCGGAGCCCACCCGCCCGAAGAGCGGATGGGCCCGGCTGCTGGCCTGGTGGCGCGGCGAGTAG
- a CDS encoding DUF742 domain-containing protein, with amino-acid sequence MTPRRRPEGRLVRSYVVTGGRAHPTRNTLDLVTLLIATTDLSLAGLTPEMRRMMELCRPGALSLAEVAGHLHLPVSVTKVLVADLMDSGHIVTRAPIPAARPSDARILQEVLDGLRARL; translated from the coding sequence ATGACGCCCCGCCGCCGGCCCGAGGGGCGTCTGGTGCGGTCGTACGTCGTCACCGGCGGCCGCGCCCACCCGACCCGCAACACCCTGGACCTGGTCACGCTGCTGATCGCGACCACCGACCTGTCGCTGGCCGGCCTCACCCCCGAGATGCGCCGGATGATGGAGCTGTGCCGCCCCGGCGCGCTCTCCCTCGCCGAGGTCGCCGGCCATCTGCACCTCCCGGTCAGCGTGACCAAGGTCCTGGTCGCCGACCTCATGGACAGCGGCCACATCGTCACCCGCGCACCGATCCCGGCCGCCCGGCCGTCCGACGCCAGAATCCTCCAGGAGGTCCTCGATGGGCTCCGCGCCCGCCTCTGA
- a CDS encoding cytochrome P450 family protein: MGHPSPLVIDATGRDIHGEAARIRETGPATRVVLPGPHDVEAWAVSSPDLLKRLLTDPRVSKDPRQHWPRFAAGEITPEWPLFAWIAVQNMFTAYGGDHKRLRILVSKAFTARRTAALRPRIEEITGQLLDRVEEGFRRGDTVDLRQEFCYPLPIQVISELFGLPEERGLVLKELVDKLFDTSAEPGEMTAAYERMYGVLGELVAVKRESPGDDLTSGLIAARHEDDTRLSEQELLDTLVLVVSAGHETTVNLLDQAVHALLTHPEQLAHVREGRATWDDVIEETLRVQAPVASLPLRYAVEDLDLAEFGGPEGVVIAKGETILASYAAAGRDPERHGKDADVFDVTRTDKEHLAFGHGVHHCLGAPLGRMEARIALPALFERFPSLELSATQEELGHVESFISNGHRRLPVRRA, encoded by the coding sequence ATGGGCCACCCGAGCCCCCTGGTGATTGACGCGACCGGCCGTGACATCCACGGTGAGGCCGCCCGTATCCGCGAGACGGGTCCGGCGACCCGGGTCGTGCTGCCGGGGCCGCACGATGTCGAGGCCTGGGCCGTCAGCAGCCCCGACCTGCTCAAGCGACTGCTCACCGACCCCCGGGTGTCCAAGGACCCGCGACAGCACTGGCCGAGGTTCGCCGCCGGTGAGATCACCCCGGAGTGGCCGCTGTTCGCCTGGATCGCGGTGCAGAACATGTTCACCGCGTACGGCGGTGACCACAAACGGCTGCGGATCCTGGTCTCCAAGGCGTTCACCGCGCGCCGGACGGCCGCGCTGCGGCCGCGCATCGAGGAGATCACCGGGCAACTGCTCGACCGCGTCGAGGAGGGCTTCCGGCGCGGGGACACGGTCGATCTGCGACAGGAGTTCTGCTACCCGCTGCCGATCCAGGTGATCAGCGAGCTGTTCGGGCTGCCCGAGGAACGTGGGCTGGTGCTGAAGGAGTTGGTGGACAAGCTGTTCGACACGTCCGCCGAGCCCGGTGAGATGACCGCCGCCTACGAGCGGATGTACGGCGTGCTGGGCGAACTCGTCGCCGTCAAGCGGGAGTCGCCGGGCGACGACCTCACCAGCGGGCTGATCGCGGCCCGTCACGAGGACGACACCCGGCTCAGCGAGCAGGAACTGCTCGACACCCTGGTGCTGGTGGTCAGCGCCGGGCACGAGACCACGGTCAACCTCCTGGACCAGGCCGTGCACGCCCTGCTGACCCACCCCGAGCAGCTCGCCCATGTCCGGGAGGGCCGCGCGACCTGGGACGACGTGATCGAGGAGACGCTGCGGGTACAGGCGCCGGTGGCGAGCCTTCCGCTGCGCTACGCCGTGGAGGACCTCGACCTCGCCGAGTTCGGCGGCCCGGAGGGCGTGGTGATCGCCAAGGGCGAGACGATCCTGGCCTCGTACGCGGCCGCCGGACGGGACCCCGAGCGGCACGGGAAGGACGCCGACGTCTTCGACGTCACCCGTACCGACAAGGAGCACCTCGCCTTCGGCCACGGGGTGCACCACTGCCTGGGCGCCCCGCTCGGCCGCATGGAGGCCCGGATCGCGCTCCCGGCGCTCTTCGAGCGCTTCCCGTCGCTCGAACTGAGCGCCACGCAAGAGGAGTTGGGACACGTGGAGTCGTTCATCTCCAACGGCCACCGCCGCCTCCCCGTCCGCAGGGCCTGA
- a CDS encoding roadblock/LC7 domain-containing protein, with amino-acid sequence MIEPTTNELGWMLDDVLKVPEARHAILLSADGMLRAHSADIGRDDAERLAAGLSGLQSISRSTSEFCGSADSPWRQTLIEFGHGFVFLVAAGEGAYLAVSTGDEVDMEAVTYRMHKLVDRLGKVLTSPARLDTGSRA; translated from the coding sequence ATGATCGAGCCCACGACGAACGAGCTGGGCTGGATGCTCGACGACGTACTGAAGGTGCCCGAGGCCCGCCACGCCATCCTGCTCTCCGCCGACGGCATGCTGCGGGCCCACTCCGCCGACATCGGCCGCGACGACGCCGAGCGCCTCGCGGCCGGGCTCTCCGGACTTCAGTCGATCAGCCGCAGCACCTCCGAGTTCTGCGGCTCGGCCGACAGCCCGTGGCGGCAGACCCTGATCGAGTTCGGGCACGGCTTCGTCTTCCTCGTCGCGGCCGGCGAGGGTGCCTATCTCGCGGTGTCCACCGGCGACGAGGTCGACATGGAGGCGGTGACGTACCGCATGCACAAGCTCGTCGACCGGCTCGGCAAGGTGCTGACCAGCCCGGCGCGGCTGGACACGGGCAGCAGGGCATGA
- a CDS encoding GTP-binding protein has protein sequence MGSAPASDDVYLRPTVKTAVKLLVVGHFAVGKTTFVGTLSEIRPLRTEEVMTEAGALVDDLAGTRDKTTTTVAMDFGRLTLNDSLVLYLFGAPGQQRFTKLWQDMTRGALGALVLADTRRLSHSFDVMGVLEELDLPYAVAVNDFDGAPVHDLDEVREALDLLDETPLVRCDARDPESSTRALISLVEYLLSRETELEHA, from the coding sequence ATGGGCTCCGCGCCCGCCTCTGACGACGTCTACCTGCGGCCGACGGTGAAGACAGCGGTCAAGCTGCTCGTCGTCGGTCACTTCGCGGTCGGCAAGACCACGTTCGTCGGCACGCTCTCCGAGATCCGGCCGCTGCGCACCGAGGAGGTCATGACCGAGGCCGGCGCCCTGGTCGACGACCTCGCCGGCACCCGCGACAAGACCACCACCACGGTCGCCATGGACTTCGGCCGGCTCACCCTCAACGACTCCCTGGTGCTGTACCTGTTCGGCGCCCCCGGGCAGCAGCGCTTCACCAAGCTCTGGCAGGACATGACCCGGGGCGCCCTCGGCGCGCTGGTCCTCGCCGACACCCGGCGTCTGTCCCACTCCTTCGACGTGATGGGCGTCCTGGAGGAGCTGGACCTGCCGTACGCCGTCGCCGTCAACGACTTCGACGGCGCCCCCGTGCACGACCTGGACGAGGTGCGCGAGGCCCTCGACCTGCTCGACGAGACCCCGCTGGTGCGCTGCGACGCCCGCGACCCGGAGTCCTCCACCCGGGCCCTGATCTCCCTCGTCGAGTACCTGCTGAGCCGCGAGACCGAACTGGAGCACGCGTGA
- a CDS encoding DUF6114 domain-containing protein translates to MSRFREWRGHRPFAGGLLLVLGGAEILLTMKAPLPVILKIGMQGLAGYLLPSLMIVCGSLILFNPTQRLFYSILGIMLSLGTWLTSNIGGFVVGLLMGAVGSTLAFGWLPDQEPRRKRSAGQPEQHAAKLGG, encoded by the coding sequence GTGAGCCGATTCCGGGAATGGAGAGGGCACCGGCCGTTCGCCGGGGGCCTGTTGCTGGTGCTGGGCGGCGCCGAGATCCTGCTGACCATGAAGGCGCCGCTGCCGGTCATCCTGAAGATCGGAATGCAGGGGCTGGCGGGCTACCTCCTGCCCTCGCTGATGATCGTGTGCGGGTCGCTGATCCTCTTCAACCCCACTCAGCGCCTGTTCTACTCCATCCTCGGGATCATGCTCTCGCTGGGCACCTGGCTCACGTCCAACATCGGCGGGTTCGTCGTGGGCCTGCTGATGGGCGCGGTGGGCAGCACACTCGCCTTCGGCTGGCTGCCGGATCAGGAGCCCCGGCGGAAGCGCTCCGCCGGGCAGCCGGAACAGCACGCCGCGAAACTCGGCGGTTGA